In one Drosophila pseudoobscura strain MV-25-SWS-2005 chromosome X, UCI_Dpse_MV25, whole genome shotgun sequence genomic region, the following are encoded:
- the Ir7a gene encoding uncharacterized protein Ir7a yields MSSHLWLLVGLPVVALAALRPVKLYQMTPLSAAAVDILEKQVSSTQSTLGVIELIAEDHGHGHVHRDHRQQELLTSILLRTGTSMALRLYQETPSKLPASYVLILVNSAEAFRSLRVHFTKAPQRQEYNFLIVLTRRLGRKAERLEAMRDIFLTSVKRFHTMNAIILTQRNDGVVFTYGFRLYSRDCKLTLSLDLLNRFENGSFRHTTGRIFDRVLGSLGGCPVSVSWYPLPPFVHFLGDMDDPEERKEVWRLTGIDGEIIKVLSKIFNFSIKLMPPCKKQRTCNGSCSSCFDQLNNGTSSVLIGAMSGSHANRSQFTTTVAYHQSSLVFVVNIKSQIGAVAQLLVPFSSTVWLALVVSCSLVVFVFWLKRRRRNGADIAVQSLLVLTTLLGNPLETFQLPTTSRQRMLYSIWLFLVLVLRVVYQGKLYDSFRSPYNPPLPSKISQLIAENYTLISQEYYDYYPHNLTVLFTESTQDRFDRIQRDGEDERLTTTALIANIGYNNRINWQTSHLTHVREHIFLYQLVMYLHVHSLLKFGFDRKLKQLQSSGIIGYIVHDFDRPQYRVPPTEPHEISPLPLGVFCGLYFIATILLTAAVLAFLLELLSVRVAWLRRYLV; encoded by the coding sequence ATGTCGTCGCATCTGTGGCTCCTAGTGGGCCTCCCTGTGGTGGCTTTGGCCGCTCTGCGTCCGGTGAAACTATACCAGATGACACCATTGTCGGCGGCTGCTGTGGACATACTGGAGAAGCAAGTGAGTTCCACCCAAAGCACATTGGGGGTGATTGAGCTGATTGCAGAGgaccatggccatggccacgtCCATCGAGACCACcggcagcaggagctgctcaCCTCGATCCTGCTGCGTACGGGCACCTCGATGGCGCTACGGCTGTACCAGGAGACCCCCAGCAAGCTACCAGCGTCCTATGTCCTAATCCTGGTCAACTCGGCGGAGGCCTTTCGATCGCTCAGAGTTCATTTTACAAAAGCGCCACAAAGGCAGGAGTACAACTTCCTAATTGTGCTGACGCGGCGCCTCGGCAGGAAGGCGGAGAGACTGGAGGCGATGCGGGACATATTTTTAACCTCTGTGAAGCGGTTTCACACGATGAATGCCATCATTCTGACCCAGCGGAACGATGGAGTGGTTTTCACATATGGCTTTCGACTCTACAGCAGGGACTGCAAGCTCACCCTGAGCTTGGACCTGCTCAACCGATTCGAAAACGGATCGTTTCGTCACACGACGGGCCGAATCTTCGACCGGGTCCTAGGCAGCCTCGGCGGATGCCCCGTCAGCGTCAGTTGGTATCCACTTCCGCCTTTCGTCCACTTCTTGGGTGACATGGATGACCCCGAGGAGCGGAAAGAGGTGTGGCGGTTAACCGGTATCGATGGTGAGATTATCAAGGTCCTGTCTAAGATCTTCAATTTCAGCATCAAGCTCATGCCGCCGTGTAAGAAGCAACGGACCTGCAAcgggagctgcagcagctgcttcgACCAGCTAAATAACGGCACCTCCTCGGTGCTGATCGGAGCGATGAGTGGCTCACACGCGAACAGAAGTCAGTTCACAACGACCGTAGCCTACCACCAGAGCTCTCTCGTGTTTGTGGTGAATATAAAATCCCAGATAGGGGCCGTAGCACAACTGCTGGTGCCTTTCTCCTCGACTGTCTGGCTGGCTCTGGTCGTAAGCTGCAGCCTcgttgtgtttgttttttggctgAAGCGTAGGCGCCGAAATGGCGCCGATATTGCTGTCCAGTCACTGCTCGTGCTGACCACCCTGCTGGGAAATCCACTGGAGACGTTCCAGCTGCCTACGACCAGTAGGCAGCGGATGTTGTACTCCATTTGGCTGttcctggtgctggtgctaAGGGTCGTCTACCAGGGCAAGTTGTATGACTCGTTCCGCTCGCCGTACAACCCGCCGTTGCCCAGCAAAATATCCCAGCTGATTGCCGAGAACTACACGCTGATCAGCCAGGAGTACTACGACTACTATCCGCACAACCTGACCGTTCTCTTCACGGAAAGCACTCAGGACCGCTTCGACCGCATTCAGAGGGACGGCGAGGACGAACGCCTGACCACCACCGCCCTGATCGCGAACATTGGCTATAACAATAGGATAAACTGGCAAACCAGCCATCTGACCCATGTCCGGGAGCACATCTTCCTCTACCAGCTCGTCATGTATCTGCACGTTCACTCCCTCCTAAAGTTTGGCTTCGATCGGAAGCTCAAGCAGCTGCAGTCCTCTGGAATTATCGGCTACATCGTCCACGACTTTGATCGGCCCCAGTACCGGGTGCCACCAACGGAACCCCACGAGATCTCTCCGCTCCCGCTGGGGGTCTTCTGCGGCCTTTACTTCATCGCCACGATTCTCCTGACTGCCGCTGTCCTGGCCTTTCTCCTGGAGCTACTCAGTGTGCGCGTGGCCTGGCTGAGGCGATACCTGGTCTAG
- the LOC6901784 gene encoding uncharacterized protein, giving the protein MMMLQQLLAPILMVAACLATQVPFNAYLPPPRDYELDDAGLAFLSEAEHPVGRYAPDFVDYPGIHQALLLRQQQEYALDLPFEGDLQQQQQQLNGAETW; this is encoded by the coding sequence ATGATGATGTTGCAGCAATTGTTGGCTCCAATCCTGATGGTGGCTGCATGTCTGGCCACTCAGGTACCATTTAATGCCTACCTGCCGCCACCTAGGGATTACGAACTAGATGATGCAGGCCTCGCCTTCCTATCCGAGGCCGAACACCCAGTCGGAAGGTATGCCCCCGACTTCGTGGACTATCCTGGGATCCATCAGGCTCTGCTGCtgaggcagcaacaggagTACGCCCTAGACTTGCCATTCGAGGGAgatctgcaacagcagcagcagcaactgaaTGGAGCTGAGACTTGGTGA